In a single window of the Gossypium hirsutum isolate 1008001.06 chromosome D02, Gossypium_hirsutum_v2.1, whole genome shotgun sequence genome:
- the LOC107908898 gene encoding small ribosomal subunit protein uS9, which translates to MAEKAIESVQCFGRKKTAVAVTHCKRGRGLIKINGCPIELVEPEILRFKAVEPILLLGRQRFAGVDMRIRVKGGGHTSQIYAIRQSIAKALVAFYQKYVDEQSKKEIKDILVGYDRTLLVADPRRCEPKKFGGRGARARFQKSYR; encoded by the coding sequence ATGgcggagaaagcaatcgagtcgGTTCAATGCTTTGGCCGGAAGAAGACGGCGGTAGCCGTAACACACTGCAAGAGAGGCCGTGGTTTGATCAAGATCAATGGTTGTCCCATTGAGCTTGTCGAGCCCGAGATCCTCCGTTTCAAGGCCGTCGAGCCAATCCTTCTCCTCGGCCGTCAGCGTTTTGCCGGCGTTGACATGAGGATCCGAGTCAAAGGTGGAGGTCACACTTCTCAGATCTACGCTATCCGTCAAAGCATCGCTAAAGCCCTTGTCGCTTTTTACCAGAAGTACGTTGATGAGCAGAGCAAGAAGGAGATTAAGGATATTTTGGTCGGGTACGATAGGACTTTGCTGGTCGCTGATCCCAGGAGGTGCGAGCCTAAGAAGTTTGGTGGAAGAGGTGCCAGGGCAAGGTTCCAGAAGAGTTACCGTTGA